The following are encoded together in the Primulina tabacum isolate GXHZ01 chromosome 18, ASM2559414v2, whole genome shotgun sequence genome:
- the LOC142533135 gene encoding uncharacterized protein LOC142533135 isoform X2, with the protein MAVENHWGVHDSLQKSQQLGLNLFYRLCQSKEQVYTDDLEDMLDEFVLSQYEIGDGSIEDIVEKIMIMCEERLQGNFNTTMRLKEAVVSRILCQTGWVQRRG; encoded by the exons ATGGCCGTGGAGAATCACTGGGGCGTTCACGACTCACTACAGAAATCCCAGCAGCTCGGCCTCAATCTTTTTTATCGCCTCTGTCAATCCAAAG AACAAGTATACACTGATGATTTAGAGGACATGCTTGATGAATTTGTGCTCTCTCAATACGAGATAGGAGATGGTAGCATTGAAGAT ATAGTTGAAAAAATTATGATAATGTGTGAAGAGCGTTTACAAGGCAATTTCAACACAACAATGAGGTTGAAGGAAGCAGTTGTTTCTCGTATTTTATGTCAGACAG GCTGGGTCCAACGACGAGGATGA
- the LOC142533135 gene encoding uncharacterized protein LOC142533135 isoform X3 — translation MAVENHWGVHDSLQKSQQLGLNLFYRLCQSKEQVYTDDLEDMLDEFVLSQYEIGDGSIEDIVEKIMIMCEERLQGNFNTTMRLKEAVVSRILCQTGKF, via the exons ATGGCCGTGGAGAATCACTGGGGCGTTCACGACTCACTACAGAAATCCCAGCAGCTCGGCCTCAATCTTTTTTATCGCCTCTGTCAATCCAAAG AACAAGTATACACTGATGATTTAGAGGACATGCTTGATGAATTTGTGCTCTCTCAATACGAGATAGGAGATGGTAGCATTGAAGAT ATAGTTGAAAAAATTATGATAATGTGTGAAGAGCGTTTACAAGGCAATTTCAACACAACAATGAGGTTGAAGGAAGCAGTTGTTTCTCGTATTTTATGTCAGACAG GTAAATTTTGA
- the LOC142532910 gene encoding T-complex protein 1 subunit epsilon codes for MALAFDEFGRPFIILREQDQKTRLRGIDAQKSNIASGKAVARILRTSLGPKGMDKMLQSPDGDVTITNDGATILEQMDVDNQIAKLMVELSRSQDYEIGDGTTGVVVMAGALLEQAEKLLERGIHPIRIAEGYEMASRIAFEHLEHIAHKFEFSATHVEPLVQTCMTTLSSKIVNRCKRSLAEIAVKAVLAVADLERKDVNLDLIKVEGKVGGKLEDTELVYGIIVDKDMSHPQMPKQIEDAKIAILTCPFEPPKPKTKHKVDIDSVEKFQTLRHQEQKYFDDMVQKCKDVGATLVICQWGFDDEANHLLMNRNLPAVRWVGGVELELIAIATGGRIVPRFQELTPEKLGTAGLVREKAFGTTKDRMIYIEHCANSRAVTIFIRGGNKMMIEETKRSIHDALCVARNLIRNNSIVYGGGSAEISCSIAVEAAADKYPGVEQYAIRAFADALDAVPMALAENSGLQPIETLSAVKSQQIKENNDYCGIDCNDVGTNDMLEQNVFETLIGKQQQILLATQVVKMILKIDDVISPSDY; via the exons ATGGCGTTGGCGTTCGATGAATTTGGCCGGCCGTTCATCATACTGAGGGAGCAGGATCAGAAGACCAGGTTGCGAGGCATCGATGCGCAGAAATCGAACATTGCCTCCGGTAAAGCGGTAGCTCGGATACTACGAACCTCGCTCGGACCCAAAGGCATGGATAAGATGCTCCAGAGTCCCGATGGTGACGTCACTATCA CAAATGACGGTGCGACAATCTTGGAGCAGATGGACGTTGATAATCAAATTGCTAAGCTGATGGTTGAATTGTCACGAAGTCAAGACTACGAGATTGGTGACGGAACAACTGGAGTTGTGGTCATGGCTGGTGCCCTTCTAGAACAAGCTGAGAAACTATTGGAGCGTGGAATACATCCTATACGAATTGCAGAAGGATATGAAATGGCTTCAAGGATTGCTTTTGAACATTTGGAGCATATTGCCCATAAATTTGAATTCAGTGCGACACATGTAGAACCTCTTGTTCAAACTTGTATGACAACTTTATCCTCCAAGAT TGTGAATAGGTGCAAGCGTAGCTTGGCAGAGATTGCTGTTAAAGCAGTTCTCGCTGTTGCTGATTTAGAGAGGAAGGATGTCAATCTAGACTTGATCAAAGTGGAGGGAAAAGTTGGTGGAAAGTTGGAGGACACTGAATTAGTTTATGGGATCATTGTGGACAAAGATATGAGTCACCCTCAGATGCCAAAACAAATTGAAGATGCAAAAATTGCCATTTTGACGTGCCCCTTTGAGCCTCCTAAGCCAAAGACTAAGCATAAGGTTGATATTGACAGTGTGGAAAAATTCCAAACATTACGTCATCAAgagcaaaaatattttgatgatatggTTCAAAAATGCAAG GATGTTGGAGCTACCTTGGTCATTTGCCAATGGGGTTTCGATGATGAGGCAAACCACTTATTAATGAACAGAAATTTACCTGCTGTCAGATGGGTTGGTGGTGTAGAGTTAGAATTAATTGCCATAGCAACAG GTGGGAGAATTGTGCCAAGGTTTCAGGAATTGACACCAGAGAAACTAGGCACA GCTGGTTTGGTCCGAGAAAAAGCGTTTGGCACCACCAAAGATCGGATGATCTACATTGAGCACTGCGCAAATTCTAGGGCTGTAACCATATTTATCCGTGGTG GTAATAAGATGATGATAGAGGAAACAAAACGCAGTATTCATGATGCATTGTGTGTTGCACGGAATCTGATTCGTAACAATTCCATTGTGTATGGTGGTGGATCTGCTGAGATTTCTTGTTCAATTGCCGTGGAAGCTGCTGCTGACAAATACCCCGGAGTTGAGCAG TATGCCATAAGAGCATTTGCAGATGCATTAGATGCTGTCCCCATGGCACTGGCAGAAAACAGTGGTCTACAGCCTATAGAAACATTATCGGCTGTCAAATCTCAGCAAATCAAG GAGAACAACGACTATTGTGGCATCGATTGCAATGATGTTGGCACCAACGATATGCTAGAACAAAACGTATTTGAGACTCTCATCGGAAAACAACAGCAGATTCTCCTAGCCACTCAAGTTGTCAAGATGATCCTAAAAATTGATGATGTCATCTCGCCGTctgattattga
- the LOC142532153 gene encoding putative pectate lyase 5 — translation MKIPLFFIILLLNAASILSSPVQDPEIVVQEVNEKINISRRNLGFLSCSTGNPMDDCWRCDPDWEKHRQRLADCAIGFGKHSIGGRDGKIYVVTDSGDNAVNPKPGTLRYGVIQNEPLWIIFARDMVIKLKQELMLNSFKTIDGRGASVHIAGGPCITIQFVTNIIIHGLNIHDCKRGGNAYVRDSPEHYGYRTVSDGDGVSIFGGSHVWVDHCSLSNCRDGLIDAIHGSTAITLSNNYLTHHDKVMLLGHSDSYTQDKNMQVTIAFNHFGEGLVQRMPRCRHGYFHVVNNDYTHWEMYAIGGSADPTINSQGNRFLAPDSVENKEVTKHEDAPESKWKHWNWRSEGDLMLNGAFFIQSGAGASSNYAKASSLSARPSSLVSSMTDGAGALSCKKGKRC, via the exons ATGAAAATCCCACTTttctttattatattattattgaatGCAGCTTCCATATTATCTTCACCAGTTCAAGATCCTGAAATAGTTGTCCAAGAAGTCAATGA GAAAATCAATATATCAAGAAGGAACTTGGGATTTCTCTCATGCAGCACGGGTAACCCGATGGACGACTGCTGGCGTTGTGATCCCGACTGGGAAAAGCACCGACAGCGTCTCGCGGACTGCGCCATCGGGTTCGGAAAACACTCTATTGGTGGCAGAGATGGCAAGATTTACGTAGTCACGGACTCGGGGGATAATGCAGTGAATCCAAAACCAGGAACTTTACGCTATGGTGTCATCCAAAACGAGCCATTGTGGATCATTTTCGCCCGTGACATGGTGATCAAACTCAAGCAAGAACTCATGTTAAACTCATTCAAAACCATTGATGGAAGGGGCGCTAGTGTGCACATAGCTGGAGGACCATGCATTACCATACAATTTGTAACAAACATCATCATACATGGATTGAATATACATGATTGCAAGCGAGGGGGGAATGCGTATGTGAGGGATTCACCGGAGCATTATGGATATAGGACCGTGTCCGATGGAGATGGTGTGTCGATATTCGGGGGGAGCCATGTTTGGGTCGACCATTGCTCGTTGTCTAATTGTCGAGATGGCCTGATCGATGCCATCCACGGCTCCACGGCTATCACGTTGTCGAATAATTACTTGACTCATCATGATAAGGTCATGCTTTTGGGGCATAGTGATAGTTATACACAAGATAAGAACATGCAAGTAACCATTGCCTTCAACCACTTCGGAGAAGGGCTCGTGCAGAGGATGCCAAG ATGCAGGCATGGGTATTTTCATGTGGTGAATAATGACTATACACATTGGGAAATGTATGCAATTGGTGGCAGTGCAGATCCTACAATAAACAGCCAAGGCAATAGATTTCTTGCACCAGACAGTGTGGAAAATAAAGAG gTGACCAAACACGAGGATGCACCCGAAAGCAAATGGAAGCACTGGAATTGGAGATCAGAAGGAGACCTTATGctaaatggtgcattcttcatTCAATCTGGTGCTGGTGCCTCGTCTAATTACGCCAAAGCGTCTAGCTTGAGTGCCAGACCATCGTCCTTGGTGAGCTCGATGACCGACGGAGCCGGGGCACTCAGCTGCAAGAAAGGCAAACGATGCTAG